The following proteins come from a genomic window of Helicobacter canadensis MIT 98-5491:
- a CDS encoding nitronate monooxygenase produces MLSKLQLKPLKIGKYTIPFPIIQGGMGVGISWDNLAGNVSKYGALGVISCVGSGYYKKSAFVQKVIKHRPFDTINFYSKESLFEIFKNARKICGNNPLGANVLYAINEYGRVVRDACEAGANMIITGAGLPTNMPEFTSNFPNVALIPIVSSAKALKILCKRWEGRYKKIPDAVIVEGPLSGGHQGVSYEDCFKPEYQLESIVPEVLEESKKWGEIPIIAAGGIWDRNDIDKIMALGASGVQMGTRFLGSEECDALYYRELMPKIKKEDIELIKSPVGYPARAIVTGVIKGLREGRKPKIACISNCVSPCNRGQEAKKVGYCIADGLGDGYLGDPINGLYFTGANGYRIEKIQSVKEILDELTQC; encoded by the coding sequence ATGCTATCTAAACTACAATTAAAACCTTTAAAAATTGGAAAATACACAATTCCATTCCCCATTATTCAAGGAGGAATGGGAGTTGGAATTAGTTGGGATAACCTTGCAGGTAATGTTTCAAAATATGGAGCACTTGGGGTAATTTCTTGCGTAGGAAGTGGATATTACAAAAAGAGTGCTTTTGTGCAAAAAGTCATCAAACATCGTCCTTTTGATACTATTAATTTTTACTCCAAAGAATCTTTGTTTGAAATTTTTAAAAATGCACGAAAAATTTGTGGTAATAATCCGCTTGGAGCTAATGTTTTATATGCCATTAACGAATATGGGCGTGTAGTGCGTGATGCTTGTGAAGCAGGAGCAAATATGATCATCACAGGTGCAGGATTGCCGACTAATATGCCAGAATTCACAAGTAATTTCCCCAATGTAGCACTCATTCCTATTGTTTCTTCAGCTAAAGCTTTGAAAATTTTATGTAAGCGTTGGGAAGGAAGATACAAAAAAATCCCTGATGCAGTGATTGTAGAGGGACCACTTAGCGGCGGACATCAAGGTGTGAGCTATGAAGATTGCTTTAAACCCGAATATCAGCTTGAAAGCATTGTGCCTGAAGTGCTAGAAGAGAGTAAAAAATGGGGCGAGATTCCCATTATTGCTGCGGGGGGAATTTGGGATAGAAATGATATTGACAAAATAATGGCATTAGGTGCAAGTGGAGTGCAAATGGGGACAAGATTCTTAGGTTCTGAAGAATGCGATGCACTCTATTATAGAGAATTGATGCCAAAAATCAAAAAAGAAGATATTGAGCTTATTAAATCGCCTGTTGGCTACCCTGCAAGAGCCATTGTTACAGGTGTTATTAAAGGATTACGCGAGGGTAGAAAACCAAAAATTGCTTGTATTAGCAATTGTGTTTCACCTTGCAATCGCGGACAAGAAGCAAAAAAGGTTGGCTATTGCATTGCTGATGGCTTGGGTGATGGGTATCTTGGTGATCCTATCAATGGATTATACTTTACAGGAGCCAATGGATACCGAATCGAAAAAATCCAAAGCGTCAAAGAAATCCTTGATGAATTAACGCAATGCTAA
- the tyrS gene encoding tyrosine--tRNA ligase: protein MSVESQVKTALAEIQRGTQEIIGLEYIEKLIRDYFENGKTFKVKAGFDPTAPDLHLGHTVLLQKLATFQKYGGIVCFLIGDFTGMIGDPTGKSETRKPLNKEQVLANAKTYEEQVYKVLDSSKMEIAFNSKWLDNLGTRGMIELAAKFSVARMLERDDFEKRFKNQNPISIVEFFYPLLQGYDSVALECDIECGGTDQKFNLLMGRHLQRAYGIPKEQSVVMVPLLEGLDGVHKMSKSLGNYVGITQEPKEMFGRLLSISDTLMWRYYELLSSKSLAEIQEIKESVEKGNLHPKTAKENLALEIITRYYDAQKAKEAKEEFDKVFSKDEMPSQMPTFEKNSGIWIAQLMSECGLCVSNSEALRLIKQGGVKVNGQKLEDSKLNLQIGEYVIQAGKRKFARVIIK from the coding sequence ATGAGCGTAGAATCGCAAGTAAAAACCGCTTTAGCAGAAATCCAAAGAGGCACTCAAGAGATCATTGGATTAGAATATATTGAAAAACTCATAAGAGACTATTTTGAAAATGGAAAAACTTTCAAGGTTAAAGCAGGATTTGATCCAACTGCACCTGATTTACACTTAGGACACACCGTGCTTTTGCAAAAACTTGCCACTTTTCAAAAATATGGTGGTATTGTGTGTTTTCTTATCGGCGATTTTACAGGAATGATTGGAGATCCAACAGGCAAAAGTGAGACTAGAAAACCCCTAAACAAAGAACAAGTCTTAGCTAATGCAAAAACCTATGAAGAGCAAGTTTATAAAGTGTTAGATTCTTCAAAAATGGAGATTGCTTTTAATTCAAAATGGCTTGATAATTTAGGCACACGCGGAATGATTGAGCTTGCTGCAAAATTTTCTGTAGCTAGAATGCTCGAGAGAGATGATTTTGAAAAACGCTTTAAGAATCAAAACCCCATTAGCATTGTGGAGTTTTTCTATCCTTTGTTGCAAGGCTATGATTCTGTGGCTTTAGAATGCGATATTGAATGTGGAGGAACAGATCAAAAATTTAATTTGCTTATGGGTAGGCACTTACAAAGAGCCTATGGAATCCCAAAAGAGCAATCAGTGGTTATGGTCCCTCTTTTAGAAGGCTTAGATGGTGTGCATAAAATGAGCAAAAGCCTGGGAAATTATGTGGGAATCACACAAGAACCAAAAGAAATGTTTGGGCGATTATTAAGCATTTCAGATACCCTAATGTGGAGATATTATGAACTTTTAAGTTCCAAAAGTCTAGCAGAAATCCAAGAAATCAAAGAAAGCGTAGAAAAAGGCAATTTACATCCAAAAACAGCCAAAGAAAATCTTGCACTAGAAATCATCACACGCTACTATGATGCACAAAAAGCCAAAGAAGCCAAAGAAGAATTTGACAAAGTCTTTAGCAAAGATGAAATGCCAAGCCAAATGCCCACTTTTGAAAAAAACAGCGGAATTTGGATAGCGCAACTTATGAGCGAATGCGGTTTGTGCGTCTCAAACTCCGAAGCATTACGCCTTATTAAACAAGGTGGAGTAAAGGTCAATGGACAAAAACTAGAAGATTCTAAATTAAATTTACAAATAGGCGAATATGTCATTCAAGCTGGGAAAAGAAAATTTGCCCGCGTAATCATCAAATAA
- a CDS encoding RelA/SpoT family protein: protein MEFLKKVTTITTPQKAIELLYGMLEVTPSIERAIAFATEAHKNQKRRSGEPYIVHPLLVSCIVAHFGGDEVMVCAALLHDVVEDTDYTLEDVKKNYGEDVASLVDGLTKIVAIRAEELPASHSNEKLVVAALSFRKMLITSVKDVRVLVVKLCDRLHNMLTLGALPPNKQRRISEETLVVYAPIAHRLGISTLKNELEDRSFYYIFPEEYRKIQDYFLNHKQAIQLKLNAFMQKVKKSLIQSGVPEGDFILQSRVKRHYSIYLKMQRKGISIEEVLDLLAIRVIVKNELDCYKVLGILHLKFKPIMSRFKDYIALPKENGYQTIHSTLFDDSAIFEVQIRTEDMHRSAEYGIAAHWIYKTGGNSGPSLDWLNKLQFQNNSVEEFYELVKNDLYREDIVVFSPDGDNYSLPIGAVALDFAYAVHTDIGNRAKEAYVNNQKTSLLTALKSGDIVKIITAKETILRCSWMDAVKTSRAKNQIRINCASRIKEIEKKSAINIIATIFDKSAEEIEGFVKESGLDESIHKATTDIAFLKDIKNRIKNYYTQKAGFLTQIKIRILKLRELHFDNLVIQTNHTLNQAVFDYCCHPKFGDGIIAFKNGSKAFVHHKLCDRAYLEIQKGVKMLYVNWLGDRLQTYKLIVALENQKGVLANFLQFLAKCDINVLGVELGSQKSTYATHCEVRFESHIADVKELKTLFGNHYKIIDVYALKDAYAN, encoded by the coding sequence GTGGAATTTCTTAAAAAAGTCACTACCATCACAACACCCCAAAAGGCAATAGAATTACTCTATGGTATGCTAGAAGTTACTCCAAGCATTGAACGAGCTATTGCTTTTGCAACCGAGGCACACAAGAATCAAAAAAGACGCAGTGGAGAGCCTTATATCGTGCATCCATTGCTAGTTTCTTGCATTGTTGCACATTTTGGCGGTGATGAAGTAATGGTTTGTGCAGCACTTTTGCACGATGTAGTAGAAGACACAGACTACACTTTAGAAGATGTTAAAAAAAACTATGGCGAAGATGTGGCTTCATTAGTTGATGGGCTAACAAAAATCGTTGCCATTCGCGCAGAAGAACTGCCTGCTTCTCACTCCAATGAAAAACTAGTAGTCGCGGCTTTGAGCTTCCGCAAAATGCTAATTACTTCGGTTAAAGATGTGCGAGTTTTGGTTGTCAAGTTGTGCGATAGGCTACATAATATGCTAACTCTTGGGGCTTTACCACCCAATAAACAACGCCGAATCTCAGAAGAAACCCTAGTCGTTTATGCGCCTATTGCTCATAGACTTGGAATCTCCACACTAAAAAATGAATTAGAAGATCGAAGTTTTTATTATATTTTTCCAGAAGAATACCGAAAAATTCAAGATTATTTTCTCAATCACAAACAAGCTATTCAGCTCAAACTCAATGCTTTTATGCAAAAGGTTAAAAAAAGCTTGATTCAAAGTGGAGTGCCTGAGGGCGACTTTATCCTTCAAAGCCGAGTAAAACGCCACTATTCTATCTATCTTAAAATGCAACGCAAAGGCATTTCAATTGAAGAAGTCTTAGATTTACTTGCTATAAGAGTGATTGTTAAAAATGAGTTAGATTGCTACAAAGTGCTTGGAATCTTGCATTTAAAATTCAAACCCATTATGTCACGCTTCAAAGACTATATCGCCCTGCCTAAAGAAAATGGCTATCAAACAATCCATAGCACACTTTTTGATGATTCGGCTATTTTTGAAGTGCAAATTCGCACCGAAGATATGCATCGCAGTGCTGAATATGGGATTGCTGCTCATTGGATTTACAAAACCGGTGGAAATAGCGGACCTAGTCTTGATTGGCTTAACAAATTGCAATTCCAAAACAATTCAGTTGAAGAATTTTATGAGCTTGTTAAAAACGATCTTTATCGCGAAGACATTGTTGTTTTTTCGCCCGATGGAGACAATTACTCCTTGCCTATAGGTGCTGTTGCACTCGACTTTGCATATGCTGTGCATACAGACATTGGGAATCGCGCCAAAGAAGCCTATGTTAATAACCAAAAAACTTCGCTTTTAACCGCCCTAAAAAGTGGCGATATTGTCAAAATTATTACTGCAAAAGAAACTATTTTGCGGTGTTCTTGGATGGATGCTGTCAAAACTTCTCGTGCTAAAAATCAAATCCGCATTAATTGCGCTTCGAGAATCAAAGAAATTGAGAAAAAAAGTGCGATTAATATTATCGCGACTATTTTTGACAAAAGTGCTGAAGAAATCGAAGGATTTGTCAAAGAAAGCGGACTAGATGAATCTATTCACAAAGCAACCACCGATATTGCTTTTTTAAAAGATATTAAAAATCGTATTAAAAACTATTACACACAAAAAGCAGGGTTTTTAACACAAATTAAAATACGCATTTTAAAACTTAGAGAACTGCATTTTGATAATCTTGTGATTCAAACCAATCACACTCTCAATCAAGCGGTTTTTGATTATTGTTGTCACCCAAAATTTGGCGATGGCATTATCGCTTTTAAAAATGGATCTAAGGCATTTGTTCATCATAAACTTTGCGATAGAGCGTATTTAGAGATTCAAAAAGGCGTCAAAATGCTTTATGTCAATTGGCTTGGAGACAGACTACAAACCTATAAACTCATCGTAGCCTTAGAGAATCAAAAAGGGGTTTTGGCAAATTTCTTGCAATTTTTAGCAAAATGTGATATTAATGTTTTAGGTGTTGAGCTAGGTTCGCAAAAAAGCACTTATGCCACACATTGCGAAGTGCGTTTTGAATCGCATATTGCAGATGTCAAAGAGCTAAAAACTCTATTTGGAAATCATTATAAAATTATTGATGTTTATGCACTCAAAGATGCGTATGCAAATTAA
- a CDS encoding DNA-directed RNA polymerase subunit omega, with amino-acid sequence MRIEQIASKALEKVNFDRYLLSNIIFARIDELSRGAKPLVNKNPKVDKLSDIALLEIAEGKIGLERVEEAQK; translated from the coding sequence ATGAGAATAGAACAAATTGCATCTAAAGCATTAGAAAAAGTTAATTTTGATAGATATTTACTTTCAAATATCATTTTTGCAAGAATTGATGAATTAAGTCGTGGTGCTAAACCATTGGTCAATAAAAATCCCAAAGTTGATAAGCTCTCTGATATTGCTTTATTGGAGATTGCTGAAGGAAAAATCGGATTAGAAAGAGTAGAGGAAGCACAAAAGTAA
- the pyrH gene encoding UMP kinase, whose protein sequence is MAKRVLVKFSGEALAGESGFGIESGILDYIAMELKTLVNSGIQVGIVIGGGNFIRGVSASQGGIIRRTSGDHMGMLATIINGVAMQEALEYHGINVRVQSALEIKEVCETYINRRAMRHLEKGRVVIFVAGTGNPFFTTDTAATLRAVEIEAEVIIKATKVDGVYDKDPAKYADATMLKHISYEQALKDNIKVMDDTAIALAKDNALPIVVCNMFKKGNLLAILKQEENAIYSKVSN, encoded by the coding sequence ATGGCAAAAAGAGTTTTAGTAAAATTTTCTGGGGAAGCTTTGGCAGGTGAGAGTGGCTTTGGGATTGAAAGTGGGATCCTTGATTATATTGCAATGGAGCTTAAAACATTAGTCAATAGCGGGATTCAAGTTGGAATTGTTATTGGTGGGGGTAATTTTATCCGAGGTGTAAGTGCTTCACAAGGCGGAATCATTAGACGCACAAGTGGTGATCATATGGGAATGCTTGCTACCATTATCAATGGAGTAGCTATGCAAGAAGCACTAGAATACCACGGAATAAATGTAAGAGTGCAAAGTGCTTTAGAAATCAAAGAAGTATGCGAAACTTATATTAACCGACGCGCAATGCGACATTTAGAAAAAGGGCGTGTCGTTATTTTTGTTGCAGGAACAGGAAATCCCTTTTTTACAACAGATACCGCGGCTACTTTAAGAGCTGTTGAAATTGAAGCAGAAGTAATTATCAAAGCCACAAAAGTCGATGGCGTTTATGATAAAGATCCGGCAAAATACGCAGATGCAACAATGCTCAAACACATTAGTTACGAACAAGCATTAAAAGACAATATTAAAGTAATGGATGACACTGCCATTGCCCTAGCAAAAGACAATGCACTACCTATTGTGGTGTGTAATATGTTTAAAAAAGGAAATCTTTTGGCTATTTTAAAACAAGAAGAAAATGCCATTTACTCTAAAGTTTCAAATTAA
- a CDS encoding NAD(P)H-hydrate dehydratase — protein MRHLYFDTRELDNRAREEFFLSSEVLMENAARGMAEFLAQKFPLGSKILMVCGSGDNGGDCLALARMLVGKYNLKIFLPLGVKSTLSQIQLKRLEACDSLVFLSNLEGVDLSSFDVIVDGLFGIGFRGEFSLQMQNLITQLNETRAIKIACDIPSGIDLYGNPRFLGAIPFAFRADFTLTMGALKNALFSDYAKDFVGEVYCLELGISESVFVPNSNFKLLESSDFKAPKRDLQNCNKGSFGHLSVLGGEKSGASLLSALAGLRIGVGLVSLVSRAAPSNLPYEIMYANFIPKNTTAIALGMGFGRENTFSLESLNNFLDLPILLDADIFYHKVFKDLIQNFSKVILTPHPKEFSVILEVLENKEMAVDEIQKNRIALAQEFSSKYPNTTLILKGANSLIAKNGEVYINPLGSNALAKGGSGDVLAGIVAGLLAQNYSSLEACIQGVLAHSLCAQKFTQKNADFSLSPLDLITQIRYL, from the coding sequence ATGCGCCATTTATATTTTGATACAAGAGAGCTTGATAATCGGGCAAGGGAAGAATTTTTTCTATCTTCTGAAGTTTTAATGGAAAATGCTGCAAGGGGTATGGCGGAGTTTTTAGCGCAGAAATTTCCTTTGGGGAGTAAAATTCTTATGGTTTGTGGGAGTGGCGATAATGGTGGAGATTGCTTAGCTTTGGCTAGAATGCTTGTTGGAAAATACAATTTAAAGATTTTTTTGCCTTTGGGAGTTAAAAGCACTCTATCTCAAATCCAACTCAAACGACTTGAGGCTTGTGATTCTTTAGTTTTTCTCTCAAACCTTGAGGGCGTTGATCTCTCTAGTTTTGATGTGATTGTTGATGGACTTTTTGGGATTGGTTTTAGGGGTGAATTTTCTTTGCAAATGCAGAATCTTATCACACAGCTTAATGAAACTAGGGCTATTAAAATTGCCTGTGATATTCCAAGTGGAATTGATCTTTATGGTAATCCAAGATTTCTTGGAGCAATTCCTTTTGCCTTTAGGGCTGATTTTACCTTGACAATGGGCGCATTAAAAAACGCACTTTTTAGTGATTATGCAAAAGATTTTGTGGGTGAAGTTTATTGTTTGGAATTAGGAATTAGTGAGAGTGTTTTTGTGCCTAATTCTAATTTTAAACTTTTAGAAAGCAGTGATTTCAAAGCTCCAAAACGCGATTTGCAAAATTGCAATAAAGGCAGTTTTGGGCATTTAAGTGTGTTGGGTGGTGAGAAGAGTGGAGCGAGTTTGTTAAGTGCTCTAGCAGGGCTTAGAATAGGGGTAGGGCTTGTTAGTCTTGTTAGCCGTGCTGCTCCTTCTAATCTTCCTTATGAAATTATGTATGCAAACTTTATCCCCAAAAACACTACGGCAATTGCACTTGGAATGGGCTTTGGCAGAGAAAATACTTTTTCTTTGGAATCTTTGAATAATTTTTTGGATCTGCCTATTTTGCTTGATGCGGATATTTTTTATCACAAAGTTTTTAAAGATTTGATACAAAATTTCTCAAAAGTTATTTTAACGCCTCACCCAAAAGAATTTAGTGTAATTTTGGAAGTTTTAGAAAACAAGGAAATGGCAGTGGATGAGATTCAAAAAAATCGTATTGCCCTAGCACAAGAGTTCTCTAGTAAATACCCTAATACCACGCTAATTTTAAAGGGAGCTAATAGTCTTATTGCTAAAAATGGGGAAGTTTATATTAATCCTCTTGGAAGCAATGCTTTAGCAAAAGGGGGAAGTGGAGATGTTTTAGCAGGGATTGTTGCAGGGTTATTGGCACAAAATTATTCTAGCTTGGAAGCTTGTATTCAAGGAGTTTTAGCCCATAGCCTTTGTGCACAAAAATTTACCCAAAAAAATGCAGATTTTTCTTTAAGCCCCCTTGATTTAATTACTCAAATTCGCTATCTTTAA
- a CDS encoding thiazole synthase: MNDSLIIGNKTFESRLIVGSGKYKDFKTTYEATLASKAEMITVAVRRVNITNPNEENLLDYFKDSSVQFLPNSAGCVNANEAITLFRLTKAATGIDFIKLEIIGDTQKTLYPDVLETLKACEVLAKEGFVVLAYSNDDPVMAKHLENAGASAVMPLAAPIGSGLGIQNRYNIAFIKSAIKIPVIVDAGVGCASDAAIAMELGADGVLTNTAIAQAKNPILMAEAMCEAVKAGRKSYLAGRIPKKPYATASSPTEGLLEF, encoded by the coding sequence ATGAATGATTCTTTAATCATTGGTAATAAAACTTTTGAAAGTCGTTTGATTGTAGGTAGTGGGAAATATAAAGATTTTAAAACCACTTATGAAGCCACTCTTGCCTCAAAAGCAGAGATGATTACCGTGGCGGTGAGACGCGTGAATATCACAAATCCTAATGAAGAGAATCTTTTGGATTATTTTAAAGATTCTTCTGTGCAATTTCTTCCAAATTCTGCTGGTTGTGTGAATGCTAATGAAGCTATTACGCTTTTTAGACTTACTAAGGCAGCAACAGGGATTGATTTTATTAAGCTAGAGATTATTGGTGATACACAAAAAACGCTTTATCCTGATGTCCTAGAAACGCTTAAAGCTTGCGAGGTGCTTGCTAAAGAGGGTTTTGTAGTGCTTGCTTATAGCAATGATGATCCAGTTATGGCAAAGCATTTAGAAAATGCCGGTGCAAGTGCAGTAATGCCACTTGCAGCACCAATTGGTAGTGGGCTTGGGATTCAAAATCGCTACAATATTGCCTTTATTAAATCGGCTATTAAGATTCCTGTGATTGTTGATGCAGGGGTAGGTTGTGCCTCTGATGCAGCTATTGCAATGGAGCTTGGAGCTGATGGTGTGCTTACTAACACGGCTATTGCACAAGCTAAGAATCCTATTTTAATGGCAGAGGCAATGTGTGAGGCAGTCAAAGCAGGAAGAAAAAGTTATCTTGCTGGTAGAATTCCTAAAAAACCCTATGCTACTGCAAGTTCTCCAACAGAAGGGCTTTTAGAGTTTTAA
- the recO gene encoding recombination protein RecO, with protein MQGFILHTQRVRDEDLIVRILSCTHLYTLYRFYGARHSIIHLGNKIDFVIEQDLREIGKLREPIHLAFQWECESNKRYYWQQYLKLLNQHLRDVNRLDSFYFDHLQKGAKYLQKEEPKRCILNLYARLLDFEGRKNPLSSCLVCERELEEEIVLGRGVVCGHKGCLQGEVFNKVHIKQWLDSRGEFLEDEEVEKLWNLLKLGL; from the coding sequence TTGCAAGGTTTTATACTCCATACCCAAAGGGTAAGGGATGAGGATTTGATTGTAAGAATCCTCTCTTGCACTCATCTTTATACGCTTTATCGATTCTATGGTGCAAGACATAGTATTATCCATTTAGGCAATAAAATTGATTTTGTGATTGAACAAGATTTAAGGGAGATAGGTAAGTTAAGAGAGCCTATTCATTTGGCATTTCAATGGGAATGTGAATCAAATAAGCGTTATTATTGGCAACAATATCTTAAATTACTCAATCAACATTTGCGTGATGTTAATCGTTTGGATTCTTTTTATTTTGATCATTTGCAAAAAGGTGCAAAATACCTTCAAAAAGAAGAACCTAAGCGTTGTATTTTAAATCTTTATGCAAGATTACTTGATTTTGAAGGCAGAAAAAATCCGCTTTCAAGTTGTCTTGTTTGTGAGAGAGAATTGGAAGAAGAGATAGTTTTGGGTAGGGGAGTTGTTTGCGGTCATAAGGGCTGTTTGCAAGGAGAAGTTTTTAACAAAGTACATATCAAGCAATGGCTAGATTCTAGGGGCGAGTTTTTAGAAGATGAAGAAGTGGAGAAGCTTTGGAATCTTTTAAAGCTTGGATTGTAG
- the coaE gene encoding dephospho-CoA kinase (Dephospho-CoA kinase (CoaE) performs the final step in coenzyme A biosynthesis.) encodes MSFKYAIVLTGGIGSGKSTIASFLKLYGYEVVCADSIAHTILDQSTKEVVEIFGKEILENNRINRKRLGEIVFNDKKKKEILEKILHPKIKEEILKQAKALETKKIPYFLDIPLFYETKNYPFKEVLLVFVPREIQIQRIQKRDHLELQAIQARISSQIPLEEKKQLASYVIDNSGDLENLQKEVEKYLQDYLPKVLEEN; translated from the coding sequence TTGAGTTTTAAATATGCCATTGTTTTAACCGGTGGAATTGGAAGTGGCAAAAGCACGATTGCTTCATTTTTAAAACTCTATGGATATGAAGTGGTTTGTGCTGATAGTATCGCACACACCATACTTGATCAATCCACTAAAGAAGTGGTTGAAATTTTTGGCAAAGAAATTTTAGAAAATAATAGAATCAATCGAAAAAGGCTTGGCGAAATTGTCTTTAATGATAAAAAAAAGAAAGAGATATTAGAGAAAATTTTACACCCAAAAATCAAAGAAGAAATTTTAAAACAAGCCAAAGCCTTGGAAACCAAGAAGATTCCCTATTTTTTAGATATTCCCCTTTTTTATGAAACAAAAAACTATCCTTTCAAAGAGGTTTTGCTAGTCTTTGTGCCAAGGGAAATTCAAATCCAAAGAATCCAAAAACGCGATCATCTTGAATTACAAGCCATTCAAGCACGAATCTCATCGCAAATACCCCTTGAAGAAAAAAAGCAATTAGCAAGTTATGTCATTGATAATTCAGGAGACTTAGAAAACTTACAAAAGGAAGTGGAAAAATATTTACAAGATTATCTTCCAAAGGTTTTAGAGGAAAATTAA
- a CDS encoding spermidine synthase encodes MWITKNYNEKFQQEYKIESKLLEASGIKHHLEIFNSQAFENIALIDDKILLKTMLPLQSELLAHISACSHKNPKKILIAGSFNLEIAFEFLRHSDLKVDFLQFDLKILESLISFFPHYQSVMQDKRFTLIPQQKEEFLQQNQTKTNFYDIIILENKTDFKAYESLLGEDGILVTKSPHLILETTEVKKQLELLDESFRVKMPFYIPMSLDIQDFYLFASKRFHPTADIMLQRADMLENLEYYHANLHLAAFVIPKEMRNTLFGAIRN; translated from the coding sequence ATGTGGATAACAAAAAACTATAATGAAAAATTTCAACAAGAATACAAAATTGAGAGCAAACTTTTAGAAGCAAGTGGAATTAAACACCATTTAGAAATTTTCAACTCTCAAGCATTTGAAAATATTGCTTTAATTGATGATAAAATTCTACTCAAAACTATGCTTCCCTTACAAAGTGAGCTTTTAGCGCATATTAGTGCTTGTTCTCACAAAAATCCCAAAAAGATTCTGATTGCTGGGAGTTTCAATTTAGAAATAGCTTTTGAATTTTTACGCCATAGTGATCTAAAAGTGGATTTCTTACAATTTGATCTAAAAATCCTTGAATCACTAATTAGCTTTTTCCCTCATTATCAATCAGTAATGCAAGATAAAAGATTCACCCTTATCCCTCAACAAAAAGAAGAATTTTTACAACAAAATCAAACCAAAACTAATTTCTATGATATTATTATCCTTGAAAATAAAACTGATTTTAAAGCCTATGAATCATTATTAGGGGAAGATGGAATTTTAGTAACAAAATCCCCCCACTTGATCCTTGAAACAACAGAAGTTAAAAAACAATTAGAATTACTTGATGAGAGCTTTAGGGTTAAAATGCCCTTTTATATTCCAATGTCTTTAGATATACAAGACTTCTATCTTTTTGCTTCCAAAAGATTTCATCCAACTGCCGATATTATGCTACAAAGAGCAGATATGCTAGAAAATTTAGAATATTATCACGCCAACTTGCATTTGGCTGCTTTTGTGATTCCCAAGGAAATGAGAAATACTTTATTTGGAGCTATTAGGAATTGA
- a CDS encoding META domain-containing protein yields the protein MKQIILGTILGIAMLLAGCSSKNPNTKEMAQDSIHQTLQSKQEWKIHSFKLNNATEILTFEKEYPFFIGFKEKGVFGTFGCNNFFGSYDLNNDKLKISNTGMTRKMCEPRIMELESKLTENALNNENRVEVLNDGKILIFRNDFYLLIQ from the coding sequence ATGAAACAAATTATCTTAGGCACCATTCTTGGAATTGCGATGTTATTAGCAGGATGCTCAAGCAAAAATCCAAATACAAAAGAAATGGCACAAGACTCTATCCATCAAACCCTACAATCCAAACAAGAATGGAAAATTCATAGCTTTAAACTCAATAATGCAACAGAAATCTTAACCTTTGAAAAAGAATACCCATTTTTCATTGGCTTTAAAGAAAAGGGGGTTTTTGGCACTTTTGGTTGCAATAATTTCTTTGGGAGCTATGACTTAAATAATGATAAATTAAAAATCTCCAATACCGGTATGACCCGCAAAATGTGCGAACCAAGAATTATGGAGCTTGAATCAAAATTGACAGAAAATGCTTTAAACAATGAAAATCGAGTAGAAGTTCTTAATGATGGGAAAATTTTGATATTCCGCAATGATTTTTATTTATTAATCCAATAG